The DNA segment TGCAGATGACATTCAGAATCGTCCTTATTTATTAGGTGATTGGGGTGGATATCGATCGCATCTCGCCGATCAAGGTGTTCAATTCAACCTCGGTTACACCAGCGAAGTTGCCCATAATTTCAGCGGAGGCAAACAGCATGACACCCGCTATACCGACCAGTTTGCCATAGGTACGACGCTTGATCTCAACCGATTATTGGGCTGGAATGGCGGGACATTTCAACTCACCTATTCGCATCGTAATGGCCGCAACTTAAGCAGTGATGCCGATCTTGGCACGCTACAACAAGTGCAGGAAGTCTATGGCCGCGGGCAGACATGGCGTCTGACTCAGTTTTGGTTTAACCAAGATTTTATGGATGGGCTGGTACAATGGAAGATCGGTCGTGTGACTGTGGGAGAGGATTTCGCCAACTTCTCGTGTGATTTTCAAAACCTCACTTTTTGTGGTTCACAGCCCGGTAATATCGTTGGCAGCTATTGGCTCAACTGGCCCGTCAGCCAATGGGGCTCACGTCTGAAGATCAAAACGACACCAGATACTTATATTCAACTCGGCGTGTATCAAGTCAATCCCACTTATGCCCGTGATGACTACGCGGTGAAAGATGGCTGGAAACTGGATAATCCCGATGGGACTAAAGGGGCCCTTATTCCTTTGGAGTTTGGCTGGTTGCCTAAAGTGAATCAGCTTTCCGGTAGCTATAAACTAGGCTTTTGGTACAACAATGCTGGCGGTCCCGATCTTTACCTCAATCAAGCAGGTCAACCGCTTGGATTGTATGGCGGTGACGCATCACAGCGCGACAGTCGCTCAGGTGCCTATATTAATTTTGCCCAGCAAGTGACGGGAAAATCAGATAGCGAAGGTGCAACGGTATTTTTGAACGCTACAGCGGCAGATCGTGAGACCTCTGCAAATGATCATCAGATTGCGCTGGGAATGGAATATAAAGCACCATTTAATCGAGTAGATGATATGGTGGGCCTTGCACTGGGTGCAACGCATATTAATGGCCGACAAACCGCATATCAGCAAGAATATAATACGACTCATCTGAATACAGGCGCAGATGTAGGACGGGGTTATGAATATGCAACCGAGTTCTTTTATAGCTGGGCGCCGCTTCATTCCGTCGCATTTAGACCTAATTTACAATACGTTATAAACCCCGGCGGTCTTGCAGATAATAAAAATGTATTTGTACTGGGCTTAAAAACGATCATCACCTTATAAACTGATTTTATTATTTTTAAAATGACGGACTCAAGCATTTAAACTTTTTGCTTGAGTCGATCACGTAAAATAAATTTCTGTAGTTTCCCCGTTGATGTTTTTGGAATCTCTCCAAACTCATACCGCTTCGGCACCTTAAAGCGTGCGAGATGTGCGTAACAATGCTCGCGGATCGCATCGACACTCAACGAACTTCCTTGCTTCAACTCAATAAAGGCACAAGGAACTTCGCCCCACTTTTCATCGTCCATCGCTACCACCGCTGCTGCCAGTACCGCCGGATGACGATACAAGGCTTCTTCGACTTCAAGTGACGAGATATTCTCACCACCTGAAATGATCACGTCTTTTGCACGATCTTTAATCTTGGCATAGCCATCCGGCTGACAGACCGCTAAATCCCCAGAATGGAACCATCCACCAGAGAATGCCTCTGCCGTGGCTGCTGGATTCTTCAAGTAACCTTTCATGACCAGATTACCTCGAAACATGATTTCGCCCATGGTTTCCCCATCGACTGGCACAGGGTGCAAGGTCTGTGGATCTAAAACAGTCATCGCCTCCTGAAGTGGTGAATTGAATCCCTGCCTACCATGTTTATCCGCTTGCTCGGCAATAGACAGATCGTCCCAGCCCGGCTGTGCAGCGCAGAGTGCGGATGGACCATAGGTTTCAGTCAAACCGTAGGTATGCGTAATCCCGAACCCAAGTTCTCGCATGCCAGCAATAATCGCTGCTGGAGGCGCAGCTCCGGCAATCATCGCCTCTACAGGATGATCGATGTAGACTCGATCTTCAGGACGCGTATTGATCAGCATCGTGTGCACGGTCGGCGCACCGCAAAAATAGCCGACCTGATGTGCTTTAATCAGTTTAAAAATCAAGACAGGGTCAACCTTGCGCAAGCAGATACTTGTGCCACCATTCGCAGCAATGCTCCATGGAAAGCACCAGCCATTGCAATGAAACAGTGGCAACGTCCAGAGAAACACCGCACGTGCAGGCATACTCCATGCCACAATATTTCCGACTGCGTTCAAGTAAGCGCCGCGATGATGTGAGACGACCCCTTTGGGGTTACCCGTTGTACCCGAGGTATAGTTAAGGCTGATGGCATGCCACTCATCCTCAGGCAGTTGCCATACGAACTCAGGATCACCATGTTCAACCAGCGCTTCGTATTCATCGGAATCAGCGTCTATCGGTCCTGAAATAGCAACCGCAGGATCTGCAACATTGATCACCCAAATTTCCCGCTCAATCAACTTAAGTGCATCCAAGGCCAGTTCCGCAAACTCAGGGTCGACTAGGAGTACTTTGCTATCAGCATGCTCTAAAATAAACGCGACAGTTTGACTATCCAAACGGGTATTGATGGTATTTAAGACGGCACCCGTCATAGGGACCGCAAAGTGCAGCTCCAACATGGCGGGCACATTGGGAAGCAAGCATGAAACCGTATCATTATGCCCAACTCCTCGGGCAGCCAACTGACTTGCAAACTGACGACAGCGTTGGTAAGTGGCAGCCCATGTGATACGCCGGTCACCATAGACGATAGCCGCTTGATCCGCATAAACCCGCGCAGCGCGAGGTAAAAAACTCAAAGGAGAAAGTGCCACAAAATTAGCAGGGGTCTTGGGAAAGTCATCGTAGGGATGCGTCATAACACTGTCCTATTTTTTTACTTCTTACGTCAAAAAATCCATTTTCAACAAGCTTACTCCATACTCACGATGGCATAAGCTGGTGCTAGAGCATGACTCACTTTCAACCGCAGACTGTAGGTGTTTTTTTATAATGCGTTGGACATCGTGTTGAGATTAAGCTCAGCAGTAAAGACTTAAGCACGCAATACCTCGCCCGTAATCGCATCACGAATCAAGCTCGGCTGGGTCGCTCCATCTGTTTGACCATCCAAAATAAAAACGAGTTGATTAAAATACTGCTCAACCATGGCTGAATCCAAAGCCGAAGGCTCACCACTCGGATTAGCGCTGGTCGAAACAATCGGGCGACCAAATGCACGGCACAAATCTCGGGTTTGAACATGGCGCGTCACACGAACCGCCACACGATCATGCGCACCGCTGATCCAGATCGGCACGTCATCAGTTAACGGCACCAGCCATGTCGTGGCACGGGATGTCGGGTCAAGCCAGCTTTCGATCACGACTTTACGCTGCTCACCCGTGAGTTTCTCCAAAAAAGGATTCACTTGAGCTTCGTCTGCAGCGACAAGGATCAACCCTTTGCTAACTGGTCGATCCTTTAACTTCAGAAGCGCCTGCACAGCAGCTTCATTCCACGGATCACAGCCTAAGCCCCATACAGATTCTGTGGGATAAGCAATGACTTCCCCTTGCTCTAAAGCAGACACGGCGGATGCGATAGCAGATACAGAAGTGATTGCAGAATGATTCGTCATACTCGGCACCGTTGATAAAGACCATTGACTTGGACGACTTGCCCCATCAGCTCAAGTTCCATCAGAAAGCCTGACAGGGTCGCAACATCAATCCCTGAGCTGTCCACTAAACTATCGATACTTTGACCCTGCCAATCTAAATGAGCCATCAGCGGTTGTAAATGAGCATCGAGTGGTTGAGCAGGTTCTACGGGTTGCGCTACAGCCGACTCAAGCGAGCTCGATAACAGTGGATTTCGCGATAGATTTAAATCTTCCAAAATATCAGCCACACTCGTCACCAGCCGTGCACCATCACGAATCAATTGATGACAGCCAGCAGCTTGTTCATTAGCAATATGACCAGGAATGACTAAAACATCACGTCCCTGTTCAGCTGCCAGTCTTGCCGTGATCAGGGAACCACTTTTTAATGCAGCCTCCACAACCAGT comes from the Aquirhabdus parva genome and includes:
- a CDS encoding carbohydrate porin, encoding MKSSFTVLATIVGLFTTAAHAQDVKLADDIQNRPYLLGDWGGYRSHLADQGVQFNLGYTSEVAHNFSGGKQHDTRYTDQFAIGTTLDLNRLLGWNGGTFQLTYSHRNGRNLSSDADLGTLQQVQEVYGRGQTWRLTQFWFNQDFMDGLVQWKIGRVTVGEDFANFSCDFQNLTFCGSQPGNIVGSYWLNWPVSQWGSRLKIKTTPDTYIQLGVYQVNPTYARDDYAVKDGWKLDNPDGTKGALIPLEFGWLPKVNQLSGSYKLGFWYNNAGGPDLYLNQAGQPLGLYGGDASQRDSRSGAYINFAQQVTGKSDSEGATVFLNATAADRETSANDHQIALGMEYKAPFNRVDDMVGLALGATHINGRQTAYQQEYNTTHLNTGADVGRGYEYATEFFYSWAPLHSVAFRPNLQYVINPGGLADNKNVFVLGLKTIITL
- a CDS encoding acyl-CoA synthetase: MTHPYDDFPKTPANFVALSPLSFLPRAARVYADQAAIVYGDRRITWAATYQRCRQFASQLAARGVGHNDTVSCLLPNVPAMLELHFAVPMTGAVLNTINTRLDSQTVAFILEHADSKVLLVDPEFAELALDALKLIEREIWVINVADPAVAISGPIDADSDEYEALVEHGDPEFVWQLPEDEWHAISLNYTSGTTGNPKGVVSHHRGAYLNAVGNIVAWSMPARAVFLWTLPLFHCNGWCFPWSIAANGGTSICLRKVDPVLIFKLIKAHQVGYFCGAPTVHTMLINTRPEDRVYIDHPVEAMIAGAAPPAAIIAGMRELGFGITHTYGLTETYGPSALCAAQPGWDDLSIAEQADKHGRQGFNSPLQEAMTVLDPQTLHPVPVDGETMGEIMFRGNLVMKGYLKNPAATAEAFSGGWFHSGDLAVCQPDGYAKIKDRAKDVIISGGENISSLEVEEALYRHPAVLAAAVVAMDDEKWGEVPCAFIELKQGSSLSVDAIREHCYAHLARFKVPKRYEFGEIPKTSTGKLQKFILRDRLKQKV
- a CDS encoding L-threonylcarbamoyladenylate synthase; translated protein: MTNHSAITSVSAIASAVSALEQGEVIAYPTESVWGLGCDPWNEAAVQALLKLKDRPVSKGLILVAADEAQVNPFLEKLTGEQRKVVIESWLDPTSRATTWLVPLTDDVPIWISGAHDRVAVRVTRHVQTRDLCRAFGRPIVSTSANPSGEPSALDSAMVEQYFNQLVFILDGQTDGATQPSLIRDAITGEVLRA